In the genome of Danio rerio strain Tuebingen ecotype United States chromosome 23, GRCz12tu, whole genome shotgun sequence, one region contains:
- the LOC100330283 gene encoding potassium voltage-gated channel subfamily A member 3 — MDDHLSLLHSPPPFSSKHRGNNLVNHGYTENDTMTIVACDNMLEESAALPGHHSLERYEPDHECCERVVINISGLRFETQLKTLSQFPETLLGDPKKRMRYFDPLRNEYFFDRNRPSFDAILYYYQSGGRIRRPVNVPIDIFSEEIRFYELGEEAMEKFREDEGFIKEEERPLPTNEFQRQVWLLFEYPESSGPARGIAIVSVLVILISIVIFCLETLPEFRDDIDSTVAPVVNGTIPYLTSPFSDPFFVVETLCIIWFSFELLVRFFACPSKATFSKNIMNIIDIVAIIPYFITLGTELAERQGNGQQAMSLAILRVIRLVRVFRIFKLSRHSKGLQILGQTLKASMRELGLLIFFLFIGVILFSSAVYFAEADDPDSGFNSIPDAFWWAVVTMTTVGYGDMHPVTIGGKIVGSLCAIAGVLTIALPVPVIVSNFNYFYHRETEGEEQAQYLHIGSLQPLSSSGELKKTRSTSSVSKSEYMVIEEGINSAFKQPNFPDQNNQNCVNIKKMFTDV, encoded by the coding sequence ATGGACGACCACCTCAGCCTCCTCCACTCGCCTCCACCTTTCTCGAGCAAGCACCGGGGCAACAATCTCGTGAACCACGGCTACACAGAAAACGACACTATGACAATTGTTGCATGCGACAACATGCTGGAGGAGTCGGCGGCACTGCCCGGGCACCACTCTCTGGAGCGCTACGAGCCCGACCATGAGTGTTGCGAGAGAGTTGTCATCAACATCTCGGGCTTGAGGTTCGAGACGCAGCTCAAAACCCTGTCCCAGTTCCCCGAGACGTTGCTTGGAGACCCCAAGAAACGAATGCGCTACTTTGACCCACTCAGAAACGAATATTTCTTTGACAGGAATCGCCCGAGCTTCGATGCCATTTTATATTACTACCAGTCAGGGGGTCGTATTCGGAGACCAGTAAATGTCCCTATTGACATTTTCTCCGAGGAGATTCGCTTCTATGAGCTCGGGGAGGAAGCCATGGAGAAATTCAGAGAGGATGAGGGCTTCATAAAAGAGGAAGAGCGCCCTTTGCCCACCAACGAGTTTCAGCGACAGGTGTGGTTGCTGTTTGAGTACCCGGAGAGCTCGGGTCCTGCCAGGGGCATCGCGATCGTCTCCGTGCTGGTCATTTTGATATCAATCGTTATTTTTTGCCTGGAAACGTTACCCGAGTTTCGGGACGACATTGACTCGACGGTCGCGCCGGTTGTAAACGGAACTATCCCGTACCTCACGAGCCCCTTCTCCGACCCGTTCTTTGTGGTCGAGACCCTGTGCATCATTTGGTTCTCGTTTGAGCTGCTGGTCCGGTTCTTCGCGTGCCCTAGCAAAGCCACGTTCTCGAAGAACATCATGAACATTATTGACATCGTTGCTATTATACCCTACTTCATCACTTTGGGCACCGAGCTCGCAGAGAGGCAAGGCAACGGCCAACAGGCGATGTCCTTGGCCATTCTCCGGGTCATCAGACTGGTCCGCGTGTTTAGGATTTTCAAACTCTCGCGGCACTCCAAAGGGCTACAAATTTTGGGGCAAACGCTCAAAGCCAGCATGCGCGAGCTGGGCTTGTTGATTTTTTTCCTATTCATAGGGGTTATTCTCTTCTCCAGCGCAGTCTACTTCGCTGAGGCTGACGATCCGGACTCGGGCTTTAACAGCATCCCTGATGCGTTCTGGTGGGCGGTGGTTACCATGACGACTGTGGGATACGGCGACATGCACCCGGTCACCATAGGGGGCAAAATCGTCGGCTCCCTGTGCGCGATCGCAGGTGTGTTAACTATCGCTCTGCCCGTGCCTGTCATCGTGTCAAACTTCAACTACTTTTACCACCGAGAGACTGAGGGAGAGGAGCAGGCGCAGTACCTGCACATCGGCAGCCTCCAGCCTCTGTCTTCCTCCGGGGAGCTGAAGAAGACGCGAAGCACGTCATCGGTCAGCAAGTCGGAGTATATGGTGATCGAGGAAGGCATCAACAGCGCCTTCAAGCAGCCAAACTTCCCCGATCAGAACAACCAAAACTGCGTAAACATTAAAAAGATGTTCACAGACGTGTAG